Genomic segment of Coffea arabica cultivar ET-39 chromosome 1e, Coffea Arabica ET-39 HiFi, whole genome shotgun sequence:
GAAGGaaattttttagtttgtttaaatCTCTCTCATTTTTAGCTTATTAATTTTATGGATTTctcatttccttttttcttcaattctttagCATGCATATGCATATGTCCAAAGTAACAAGTATTTGGGAGCAAAGGCAACAATAAACCTTTGGCAACCCCAAGTTCAGGGCAGTGGTGAATTTAGCTTGGCTCAAATATGGGTTCTTGCAGGTGCTAATTCAGATCTGAACAGCGTTGAAGCTGGTTGGATGGTACTTCTTCCCTATAATAAATACATCTGGCCATGCATGTGTCTTGAACTTTATTGTCTACTTATTTCGTTTGTTAATATATACAATAGGTATTTCCAAGTCACTTTGGAGATAGCAACACAAGACTTTTCACTTACTGGACTGTAAGTCACAAAATATTATCAACCCTAATGCTAATATAATATGTTTGCCTGAATCTAAATTTTTATCATTATGTATGTatcaaaatttggtaatactaaCAGAGAGATGGTTATCAAACCACTGGCTGCTACAACTTGGACTGCCCTGGCTTTGTTCATACCAGTAATTCAATTGCATTAGATGTTGCCCTTTCACCAGTTTCTACCTATCATGGTGCTCAACATGAAATCATCCTACAAATCTTTAAGGTAATGACAGCCAGAATTGATTAAGATCCCAGCATATTATGTACAACATAGCCCTAATTTTTTTCTGGGATTTGAAAAACTCATAATATAGTGGTATAATTTTGTTTAGGACCCAAAGCAAAATGTGTGGTGGCTACAACACGGGAATGACgatgtaattggttattggcCTGCTTCCTTATTTACAGACCTAGCAGACAGTGCTTCACTAATTGAATGGGGTGGAGAGATAATAAATAATGCTCAAGATGGGCAACACACCACAACTCAAATGGGCAGTGGCCATTTTGCTGAAGAACAAGCTGGAGGGGCAAGTTACTTCAAGAATCTTCAAGTAGTTGATCAATCCAACACCTTAGTCCCTCCTGGTGATATCACTACCGTAGCTGAGAAGCCGAATTGCTACAACATAGTATCTGGAAAGAGTGATGATGCCGGAGATTACTTTTACTTTGGTGGACCAGGAAGAAATCCTAATTGTCCATGACCAAAAGATGCAGAAATCTTGATATGCGAGAGGCAGAATCTTGTTATGCATTTGATCATCTGAATACAGAAATTGATTACATTTCTTTAGGCATTAAATCAAATTGTAGAAGGCAAACAATGCCAAAGCAATACACATATTCAGAAGCAAGAAAAATCAAACTGTACTACTCTATTATCATCATAATATTTACTGTATGCCTGAATAAATAACCTTCTTATTCTCAAGCTCCTCCTTCTCTTTCCATGTCATATACGCCTAAGACGTAAAATGAAACCAAATAGCATCCATGATGAAATGATAGAGACTGGGGAAATGAGAGTTACCAATGGAGAACTAGATTGTTTCctttattaatttttggtaCTCAATGGCTCGGTATCCCTGATTATCCAATATGGTTCAAGGAATTTTATTCAAACTGAACCATCACATCCTGTCATCAAGTCTTAGTGAGGAGGTGTTGTCCTTCAAAAACTAATAACCCCATGCAGATGTTCTTTCTTCTGGACTCAAAAATCGAATgtgataaaataaatttctaagTTGTTCAGTTTTTGTTGGattaaccattttttttttctccactTCCCGTCATATGATAATTCGATTTTTCTACTTGCAAATAAACTTTTTATATTTGTCGAGAGATTGTTGGAGCAAATATGGCCAGTAACATGTACATGAAGGATCCATTGCTgtcaaattgaaaatttcttccttaaagagaaaaatgattcgTTATAaccaaaatcttttttttttccacatctTTACAGGGGAATGAATAAACGAATTGTTTAAGTTCCATGTATAGTAACTCAAATTGGTTAAGTAACTTTAAGCTGCGCAGATGAAGATGAATAAACGAATGAACAAGGATGATATCTGGCAAAAAGTTCCATTGAAGTATTATTCATTGTCTCTAAAGGTGCAAAGAACATAGTTCAATGGCAACACGGTATACCTATGCAATTGAAATGCATACCTAATTAGAGATTAAAAATCTTCTTTTACATTACATCAAGTCAAAGATACGTAATTGAAATAGGAGGCAAAACTCGAGACATGAAAGTAGAATATAAAATGTCTCCCCCTAGTGAGGAAAATAATAAATACCAAATTATACATTCTTTGATGAAATTACTACAAATGAACAGCAGTCCAACGGATTAAGTTATCAATTCAAAATATATCCCATTGTCGTTTGCAGAAATAGGAAAAAACATTTgacaataaatttttttcgtTGTTCACTTTTGTAATAGTAAATTTACATCCCTTATAAAATTAGGTCAATAAAAGTTGGTTCCAACATAGATTTTTgaccatttttttattttaaatgcatgatagggtattatttgttagcaattttattactaatttttccttttattcctgccaaatattgttttaattattaatatttacttatatttggtatttgtaTTTAATTTCAGAGAATGGagcagaaaactacaaaaaaaaaaaaagaacttattCCATAAGTTGGAGACTTCAAAAAAATCTCCATCGACCTGGCCCACAAGGAGAGAACAAAACTAATTTCCTACCTTTGTGCTGATAAGGAGAACTCATACGAGAAGTCCTACTATCAATAGAACACAATAAGCAATTCGGCAGGCCCCACCTCTTTGTATCTTTTTTCTCTTAGTCGGCTGGCTTTTCTTCTAGAGTTGGACTCTCAATTTCTGCGGGGACCACGGGACTAGATAGCATTAGTCATCTTTGGCTTTAAAAAAGAAACGGACGTACAGAGAACTCTTATCAAGAGTTTTTAGCTTAGCTTTTAGCAGAGTTTTAGTTTGATTCTTTCTTGGTTCCTTTGATGGCCTGgacctcaattaaattacgtggagattttctcatgaggcgtggctaagttCATCTAGTCGAAGGTCAATTTGAGAACTTGGTTCCGAACATCTGGGAGATctaattattttacttatttcttttatttattggtatttgtgcattttctgatttaattgcttatgcttgttatgttatttgaatgtcaagggcccgatattcgaattaacttaatgatctaatgccaaattaattgattg
This window contains:
- the LOC113694750 gene encoding protein neprosin-like — protein: MFRDGYQTTGCYNLDCPGFVHTSNSIALDVALSPVSTYHGAQHEIILQIFKDPKQNVWWLQHGNDDVIGYWPASLFTDLADSASLIEWGGEIINNAQDGQHTTTQMGSGHFAEEQAGGASYFKNLQVVDQSNTLVPPGDITTVAEKPNCYNIVSGKSDDAGDYFYFGGPGRNPNCP